A single region of the Populus nigra chromosome 2, ddPopNigr1.1, whole genome shotgun sequence genome encodes:
- the LOC133683179 gene encoding probable glycosyltransferase At5g03795 isoform X1, with protein MRRYPNSKSLFSSSSLSLGSSPFLVLLVVLPLIVISVFIFTSCLKTSSWSTYSMPSPLTWRVGFFDNSYTFASFAQPEASVVSYNTSTLNSLYPDDQATSSLRESNDEGAVARGVVKKHSKLEKMEANLAKIRSSIREAARVRNLTSIYEDPDYVPKGPIYRNANAFHRSYLEMEKLFKIYIYKEGDPPLFHDGPCKSIYSSEGRFIHELEKGKSFTTTDPDEALVYFLPFSVVMLVQYLYVPGSHEIDAIGNTVVDYINVIADKYPFWNRSLGADHFILSCHDWGPRTSSYVPHLFSNSIRVLCNANTSEGFNPKKDASFPEIHLRTGEITGLVGGPSPSRRSILAFFAGRLHGHIRRLLLEQWKDKDQDVQVHDHLRNGMSYDSMLKNSRFCLCPSGYEVASPRIVEAIYAECVPVLISDGYVPPFSDVLNWKAFSIQVQVKDIPKIKDILMGISQRQYLRMQRRVKQVQRHFVVNGLPKRFDVFHMTIHSIWLRRLNIRIHD; from the exons ATGAGGAGATATCCTAATAGCAAGTCACTtttctcatcatcatcactatcGCTGGGGTCTTCTCCTTTTTTGGTCCTGTTGGTTGTTTTacctttgattgtgatatcagtATTCATTTTTACAAGCTGTCTTAAGACCTCTTCTTGGTCTACATATTCCATGCCTTCTCCATTGACATGGAGAGTTGGTTTCTTTGATAACTCCTATACCTTTGCTTCTTTTGCACAACCTGAAGCCTCTGTTGTAAGTTATAATACTTCCACTTTAAATTCCCTTTATCCAGATGATCAAGCCACGTCGAGTCTTAGAGAATCTAATGATGAAGGTGCTGTTGCCAGAGGAGTTGTTAAGAAACACAGCAAGTTAGAGAAAATGGAAGCAAATTTGGCTAAAATCAGGTCTTCCATAAGAGAAGCTGCTCGAGTTCGGAACTTAACATCAATCTACGAGGATCCAGACTATGTGCCCAAAGGTCCAATATATAGGAATGCGAATGCTTTTCATCG GAGTTACTTGGAGATGGAGAAGCTGTTCAAAATATACATTTACAAAGAAGGTGATCCTCCCTTGTTTCACGACGGTCCATGCAAGAGTATATATTCCTCAGAAGGGAGGTTCATTCATGAATTGGAGAAGGGAAAATCATTTACAACTACAGACCCTGACGAGGCTCTTGTTTATTTTCTGCCATTTAGTGTGGTCATGTTGGTTCAGTACCTATACGTGCCAGGATCCCATGAGATTGATGCCATTGGGAATACTGTTGTAGACTACATCAACGTCATTGCTGATAAATATCCCTTTTGGAATCGAAGCCTTGGTGCAGATCATTTCATTCTCTCTTGCCATGACTGG GGACCACGTACTTCTTCTTACGTCCCCCATCTGTTTAGCAATTCCATCAGAGTTTTATGTAATGCAAATACTTCTGAAGGATTCAACCCTAAAAAGGATGCCTCATTTCCAGAAATCCATCTAAGAACAGGAGAAATCACAGGGCTTGTCGGTGGTCCCTCCCCATCTCGGCGATCAATTCTTGCATTCTTCGCTGGCCGTCTTCATGGGCACATTAGGCGTCTTCTTCTTGAGCAATGGAAAGATAAAGACCAAGATGTGCAAGTCCACGACCACCTTCGAAATGGTATGTCGTATGACTCCATGTTAAAAAACAGCAGGTTTTGCTTATGCCCTAGCGGGTATGAAGTGGCTAGCCCAAGGATTGTGGAAGCTATTTATGCAGAATGTGTTCCTGTGTTGATTTCCGATGGTTATGTACCGCCATTCAGTGATGTGCTTAATTGGAAGGCATTTTCTATACAAGTGCAGGTGAAAGACATTCCAAAAATCAAAGACATATTAATGGGGATATCTCAAAGACAATATTTGAGAATGCAAAGGAGAGTGAAGCAGGTGCAAAGGCATTTTGTTGTGAATGGACTTCCCAAGAGATTTGATGTGTTTCACATGACTATCCACTCTATTTGGCTTCGGAGGTTGAACATTCGAATTcatgattaa
- the LOC133683179 gene encoding probable glycosyltransferase At5g03795 isoform X2 — translation MRRYPNSKSLFSSSSLSLGSSPFLVLLVVLPLIVISVFIFTSCLKTSSWSTYSMPSPLTWRVGFFDNSYTFASFAQPEASVVSYNTSTLNSLYPDDQATSSLRESNDEGAVARGVVKKHSKLEKMEANLAKIRSSIREAARVRNLTSIYEDPDYVPKGPIYRNANAFHRSYLEMEKLFKIYIYKEGDPPLFHDGPCKSIYSSEGRFIHELEKGKSFTTTDPDEALVYFLPFSVVMLVQYLYVPGSHEIDAIGNTVVDYINVIADKYPFWNRSLGADHFILSCHDWGPRTSSYVPHLFSNSIRVLCNANTSEGFNPKKDASFPEIHLRTGEITGLVGGPSPSRRSILAFFAGRLHGHIRRLLLEQWKDKDQDVQVHDHLRNGERHSKNQRHINGDISKTIFENAKESEAGAKAFCCEWTSQEI, via the exons ATGAGGAGATATCCTAATAGCAAGTCACTtttctcatcatcatcactatcGCTGGGGTCTTCTCCTTTTTTGGTCCTGTTGGTTGTTTTacctttgattgtgatatcagtATTCATTTTTACAAGCTGTCTTAAGACCTCTTCTTGGTCTACATATTCCATGCCTTCTCCATTGACATGGAGAGTTGGTTTCTTTGATAACTCCTATACCTTTGCTTCTTTTGCACAACCTGAAGCCTCTGTTGTAAGTTATAATACTTCCACTTTAAATTCCCTTTATCCAGATGATCAAGCCACGTCGAGTCTTAGAGAATCTAATGATGAAGGTGCTGTTGCCAGAGGAGTTGTTAAGAAACACAGCAAGTTAGAGAAAATGGAAGCAAATTTGGCTAAAATCAGGTCTTCCATAAGAGAAGCTGCTCGAGTTCGGAACTTAACATCAATCTACGAGGATCCAGACTATGTGCCCAAAGGTCCAATATATAGGAATGCGAATGCTTTTCATCG GAGTTACTTGGAGATGGAGAAGCTGTTCAAAATATACATTTACAAAGAAGGTGATCCTCCCTTGTTTCACGACGGTCCATGCAAGAGTATATATTCCTCAGAAGGGAGGTTCATTCATGAATTGGAGAAGGGAAAATCATTTACAACTACAGACCCTGACGAGGCTCTTGTTTATTTTCTGCCATTTAGTGTGGTCATGTTGGTTCAGTACCTATACGTGCCAGGATCCCATGAGATTGATGCCATTGGGAATACTGTTGTAGACTACATCAACGTCATTGCTGATAAATATCCCTTTTGGAATCGAAGCCTTGGTGCAGATCATTTCATTCTCTCTTGCCATGACTGG GGACCACGTACTTCTTCTTACGTCCCCCATCTGTTTAGCAATTCCATCAGAGTTTTATGTAATGCAAATACTTCTGAAGGATTCAACCCTAAAAAGGATGCCTCATTTCCAGAAATCCATCTAAGAACAGGAGAAATCACAGGGCTTGTCGGTGGTCCCTCCCCATCTCGGCGATCAATTCTTGCATTCTTCGCTGGCCGTCTTCATGGGCACATTAGGCGTCTTCTTCTTGAGCAATGGAAAGATAAAGACCAAGATGTGCAAGTCCACGACCACCTTCGAAATG GTGAAAGACATTCCAAAAATCAAAGACATATTAATGGGGATATCTCAAAGACAATATTTGAGAATGCAAAGGAGAGTGAAGCAGGTGCAAAGGCATTTTGTTGTGAATGGACTTCCCAAGAGATTTGA